GGGCGTTGCGAACCGCCTGGTTCAAGCCCTTGGTCTGGCCGCGCAGCTTCTCGCTGACGTACAGGCCAGCCGCATCGTCGCCAGCGCGGTTGATCCGCAGACCGCTGGACAGCTTCTCGATGCTCTTGGAGAGGCTGGAGTTGACGCTGTTCAGGTTCCGCTGGACGTTGACGGCGTTGGCGTTGGTGTTAATACGCACGAGAGTACCTCCATGTGTGCCTGCTGCATCCGTGCAGAGACGTCACTGGGTGCGTCAGAGACGCACGTGTGTGGAATGAACCGCGCTCGGGTCGGCGTGGCGGCGCATCTGGGATCTGGGATCCGAAATGGAAGCTGCGACTCCTCTCCAGGACAGCCTTCTCCTTCACGCGACAGCCGAGCCTGTTCGCGCGCTGGAAGCAGACGGATCGTCGGATTGAGTAGGAAGCGTCGCTCTAACGCGCGCTACGCAGCCTTCGCGGTTGCGTTTCCCTACGTTGAAATCATCGACACCCCGTCCGCGAGATGAAGAATTTCTTCAACCTACTTGCGTGCAATGTCGCGGCGGCGATGCGGTGCGTGTGCGGCCGGTCAGGCCTGACACCGCGCCCGCCGCAGGCCGATGGACGCCCATTCGCCCCGTGTCTGTCGTCGTTTGGATACACTCACCCTGAGGCTCGGCTGCCGGCCTGGGAGCGGCCGGGCGCGTCGTGGCGGCCAACATCCCTTCGGAGCGTGTGCCGGCGTGTCGTCCGAGCTGAAGCGCTGCATGTTGGGTCGGGCCTCCCCGCCGACGCCAGCCATCTCCGCGCGCGAACAGCGCACCATCTCCGCGCGCGAACAGCGCACCCTCTCCCTGCGCAACCGGCTGCTCCTGGCGACGCTCGCCGTTCTGCTGGCGGCTCTCTCGCTGGTGGCCTACAGCTCCTGGACAGAGTACGTGCGCGCCCGCGAGACCATCCTGGACGACCTCCAGCAGACGGCGCAGTCCGTGGCGGTCGTTGTGGATACGACGTTCGACCAGTCGATCCTGGTCGGGATGGCGCTGGCGGAGCTGCCGGAGATCCAGGCGCTCGCCCCGGTCGACGCGTCCGCGCGGCTGCGGTCGGCCAGGGAACGCTACCCGTTCGTGAGCGCCACCATCCTGCTCGACGCCCAGGGCACGCTCGTCGCATGGTCCTCGCCGGACCCGCTGCCGGAGCCACGCCGCTCGTTCGCGGACCGGACCTACTTCCAGGACGTGCAACGGACGGGCCGCCCGGCCGTGGTGGACCTCGTGCGGACAACGCGGCCCGGCCTGCTGCTGGGCGGGGTGGCCGTCCCGGTCCTGGACGGCAGCGGCGCGCCGCGGGGCGTGCTGGTGCTGGGGTTCGATTCCGAGGCCGTCGGCGCTCGGCTGCGGTCCATCCGGCTGCGGCCCAGCCAGACGATCCTGGTCGCGGACCGGAACGCGCGCCTGGCCTACTTCAGCGATCCGACGACGCTCAGCTGGGAGCAGCGCGACGCCAGCAGCTTTCCAAACCTGCGCCGGGCGCTGGCCGGCGAGACGGTCCGCGTGAGCAGCACATCCGCGCGGCTCCAGGGTGACGTGCGCATCGCCGCGACCGTCCCAACGCCCATCCACGGCTGGGGCGTTGCCGTGAGCTGGCCGATCTCCGAGGCGTTCGGCGCGCTCGACGACGCCTTCGGCGAGCGCCTGCTGCTGTTCGGCGTGCTGGCCCTGGTGGCGGCTGTCGCGGCCGTCCTTCTGAGCCGGTCCCTGCTCCGGCCGATCCATCAGCTTGACGAGCAGGCTGCCGCGCTCGGGCGTGGCGAGCTGCACCGGCGCGTCATCATCAGCACGGGCGACGAGCTGGAGCGGCTCGGGAACACCTTCAACGTGATGGCCGCCCAGCTCGAACGGGCGCTTGGCGACCTCCAGCATCGGGAACGGCAGCTCCGGCGGCTTGGCGACTCGGGCATCGTCGGCGTGATCTTCTGGGACGTGTCAGGGCAGATCGTCGAAGCGAACGACGAGTTCCTGCGGATGGTGGGCTACAGCCGGGACGATCTCGAACGGGGCCTGATCGACTGGCGCAACCTGACGCCAGAGAGCTACCGCGCCGTTGACGACGACAAGACCGACGAGCTGCATCGGACGGGTACGCAGACGCCCTACGAGAAGGAGTACACGCGCAAGGACGGCTCGCTGGTGCCGGTGCTGGTGGGAGCGGCCTTCTTCGAGGACTCGCGTGAGCGCGGCCTCAGCTTCGTCCTGGACCTGACGGAGCGCAAGCAGCTCGAACGGCTCCAGCAAGAGTTCATCGCCAGCGTCAGCCACGAGCTACGCAACCCGCTGACGTCGATCCGTGGGTTTGCCCAGCTGATGCGCCGGCGCGAAGCGTACGACGTGCGCGCCGTCTCGGCGATCCTGACCCAGACGACGCAGCTCGACCGTATCATCGGCGACCTGCTGGATGCGTCGCGCATTCAGGCCGGCGCGCTGGAGCTGCGCCCCCACCGCATCGACCTTGTCGAGCTTGCCAGCGCCTGCGTCGAGGAGCTTCAGGCGACCACGGACATTCACGCCATTGTGGTGGACGCGCCAGCCCCACGGGTCATGGGCGCCTGGGACGGCGACCGACTGAGCCAGGTCTTCCGGAACCTCGTCGGCAACGCCATCAAGTACAGCCCGGAGGGCGGCGAGATCGTGGTGCGGGTGGCGCGGCAGGGCGCAACGGCCGAGGTGGCCGTGCGTGACCGTGGGCGCGGCATCGAGCCGAACGTGCTGCCGCAGTTGTTCGGACGGTTCTACCGCGCCGCCGACGTCCGTGACGCGGTCCGTGGCGCCGGTCTCGGGCTGTACGTGACGCGCGAGCTGGTGGAGCTGCACGGCGGGCGGATCTGGGCGGAGAGCGCCGGGCTGGGCCAGGGGGCGACGTTCCGGGTGAGCCTGCCCTGCGAGAGCGACGCACCCGCCTGAGCGACGCGCCGGCGATGGGCTGATGCGCACATTGCGGAGCCTCATCGGGGGCTGAAGCCCCCGACCGCGCTCTGTCCTCGATCTGCATCACGCCCGAGCCTGCCGCATCCGGGGTACAACCGACCTCGACAGGTCTGGGAGGGGGACGACGTGCGCGTGTTGATCACCGGCGGCTGCGGGTTCGTGGGGGCGTTCACCGCCCTGGAGCTGACCCAGGCGGGCCACGAGGTCGTCTGTTTTGACCGGCGGGCCGAGCGCTCGGACGTGCTGGCGGCGGCCGGGCCGGGCGTCCCCATCGTCGAGGGGGACATCCGTGACCGCGCGCTGCTGCTGCGAACGGTCCAGGAGCACGGCATCGAGGCCATCGCGCACACGGCGGCGGTGATCGGGCAGAGCGAGGGCGCGACAGACCCCGACTGGATGCTTGGCATCAACGTGGGCGGGACGGTCAACGTGCTGGAGGCGGCCCGCGCCCACAACCTCCGCGTCGCCTACGTCTCGACGGCGACGCTCTACGGACAGCACCCGGACCTGCACGTCCTGACCGAAGATCTGCGGCCGGACCCTGTCGGCATGTACGACACCACCAAGCTGATGGCCGAGACGCTGGTCATCAGCTACCACAAGATCTACGGGCTGGATACCGTGGCGCTGCGGCCGGGCTACGTCTACGGCCACCACAACTCGACTGGCGGCTACTTCCTGGATCGCGTACTGCGCGGCGAGACGGTCGAGCAGCCGGTGGGCGCCGATCTGCCGATCGACTGCACCTACGTCCGCGATCTGGCCCAGGGCATCCGGCTGGCGCTGACCGTCCGCCCGCTGCAGTCACGAATCTTCAACATCACGGGCGGCGTCCTCCGGCTGCGGGGAGAAGTCGCGCAGCTGGTGCGGGAGCTGGTCCCGGGCGCGGACATCCGCCTCGGCCCGGGCATCCCGCCGACCGCCCACCTGCGCGGCCCGAGCGACCTGACCCGCGCCCGCACCGAGCTTGGCTACGCGCCCCAGTACGACCTGGAAGCCGGGCTGGCGGACTGGCTGGCCTGGGCGCGGCGCAGCGGCTGACGGATGCCCGCGGTACGCGCGAATTCGTTTCGGAATTGGGTCAGCGAGGCTACACGGAGATCCGGCCGCTGGCTATTATGCGTAGAAAGCGCGGTTGGCTACGTGCGCCAACCAGCCAGGCGTCTTTGCGATCCGGACACCTGTGTCATGGCACTGGCACGATACTACTCGCCGTCAGGCGAAGGGGGTGCGCTCATATGGTGAGGCGCGTGCTCATCCCGTTGTTCGCCCTGGCCCTCGGCATCATGACTGTGATGCCGGCGATGGCCCAGGCCAATCCGACCGTGAAGGTCGCCACGGACGCCACGCTCGGCAAGATGCTCGTCGACGGCGAGGGCAAGACCCTCTATCTCTACTCGCGCGACGAGAAGGGCGTGTCGAACTGCTACGACCAGTGCGAGCAGCGCTGGCCGATCCTCCGCCCGCCGGCAGGCGGCGCGCCGACCG
This genomic window from Chloroflexota bacterium contains:
- a CDS encoding flagellin, with translation MRINTNANAVNVQRNLNSVNSSLSKSIEKLSSGLRINRAGDDAAGLYVSEKLRGQTKGLNQAVRNA
- a CDS encoding PAS domain S-box protein; the encoded protein is MSSELKRCMLGRASPPTPAISAREQRTISAREQRTLSLRNRLLLATLAVLLAALSLVAYSSWTEYVRARETILDDLQQTAQSVAVVVDTTFDQSILVGMALAELPEIQALAPVDASARLRSARERYPFVSATILLDAQGTLVAWSSPDPLPEPRRSFADRTYFQDVQRTGRPAVVDLVRTTRPGLLLGGVAVPVLDGSGAPRGVLVLGFDSEAVGARLRSIRLRPSQTILVADRNARLAYFSDPTTLSWEQRDASSFPNLRRALAGETVRVSSTSARLQGDVRIAATVPTPIHGWGVAVSWPISEAFGALDDAFGERLLLFGVLALVAAVAAVLLSRSLLRPIHQLDEQAAALGRGELHRRVIISTGDELERLGNTFNVMAAQLERALGDLQHRERQLRRLGDSGIVGVIFWDVSGQIVEANDEFLRMVGYSRDDLERGLIDWRNLTPESYRAVDDDKTDELHRTGTQTPYEKEYTRKDGSLVPVLVGAAFFEDSRERGLSFVLDLTERKQLERLQQEFIASVSHELRNPLTSIRGFAQLMRRREAYDVRAVSAILTQTTQLDRIIGDLLDASRIQAGALELRPHRIDLVELASACVEELQATTDIHAIVVDAPAPRVMGAWDGDRLSQVFRNLVGNAIKYSPEGGEIVVRVARQGATAEVAVRDRGRGIEPNVLPQLFGRFYRAADVRDAVRGAGLGLYVTRELVELHGGRIWAESAGLGQGATFRVSLPCESDAPA
- a CDS encoding NAD(P)-dependent oxidoreductase — encoded protein: MRVLITGGCGFVGAFTALELTQAGHEVVCFDRRAERSDVLAAAGPGVPIVEGDIRDRALLLRTVQEHGIEAIAHTAAVIGQSEGATDPDWMLGINVGGTVNVLEAARAHNLRVAYVSTATLYGQHPDLHVLTEDLRPDPVGMYDTTKLMAETLVISYHKIYGLDTVALRPGYVYGHHNSTGGYFLDRVLRGETVEQPVGADLPIDCTYVRDLAQGIRLALTVRPLQSRIFNITGGVLRLRGEVAQLVRELVPGADIRLGPGIPPTAHLRGPSDLTRARTELGYAPQYDLEAGLADWLAWARRSG